The genomic window cccagccactgccacgCGCTGCGGAATCACTACTTGTgtattgatttccggaatgaatgttgaatcgtagatttcccctacctcatcagagtgcaGTACCGCAGTTGAGTGAGTTGTGAAATAAAAAGTTTCACTCTCGTTTCCCtccgcagattccttaacaaatgaagccgagagtgtaaggtaaactttaaaggggcgaattaagttcgttagttaagtccagaaagggacccctacatctctgtagaaaccggttcAAGTCCAGATCGACATTGTCAATGTCATTTCCAATTTTGAACGTCCACTATCTTGTTAGCAAATGCAGTGTTCAAGGTAACACCCTCCAGGCGAGGCAAGACGTCAGACCCCTGACCCCCACCCACCATCGCGAGAGGCAGAGCTAGAAGGCTCAGCTTCATTAAGACGGAGTTGCTTTGCCTCAGGGGAGGAAGAACGGGAAGACATAGTAAGAGAGAAGAGAGACGAGAAAGAAAGAGAGACTGGAAATTACGTTCAACAGTGAGCACAAagcttaaacaaaaataaaagaataaaatctAGTAGACATATGTATGGAGTATGGGTttgtcattatttaaaattaaattttttttgattgcTTCAAAATCTAAGTTAGATTGTATACGAAACTGAATTATAGCTCTCTCCCATCCGTttgcaagatataaaaaaaaaagtaaacgagaatatctctagatggcaatatttaaaaaaaaaaatatttacgtaatGAATAggaaatgttaataaattataaacgGTAAATACATAGAGTTAATGTGAAAAAGTGTGGTAGTAAAATATGAAGaaagattaattttaatattattttcatgttaaatgacaaaaagaatatttccattcaaaatgatatcatcctaacattacaaacagcttagtaaataaatttacagtaacaTTATCTTACCTTAGCTGGAGAACACGTGAGGCGCAGTCAGATCAGGCGGACGCAGCAGTCAGGCGACTGATCAGAGACTGTGTTGCCTCACAGTCTGTCAGTGTTGCCAGATTGCAACATTCCAAAAGTCGTACCGAAGACTAGAAATAGTCGTACATTGGAGCAAATAGTCGtacatactataatttttaaaataaaacgttaATGAGTACCAACTTTTATTTTATCCGGCGATTTTTTTGCTATTCATTTTGGTAGTATTTTATTGGCATGACACAAtcgtgaaggaaaaaaattacatggaaaCAATTACACTAAGGAAAAAAAACTACACCAAAATTAACAcatgttaagttaaaaaaaaaaaaaaactattttcttaaCAACTCAGTCATCCTTTTCGAAGAGAATATCCACAATATCGTTTTCTGGTGCACTGGATGCATACAAGTTTGCTGATGTCATGCGCGATAACATTTCAGCTGTAGGGCGAAACAATGCACAGGTACCACTTTCCTTCACACACTCGGAAGCAAGCAAAGCTCCGTTCACTGTTTTTGGAAGGAGGCGATTTCGTACTTTGGTTTTCACTAGATTTACCTGTAAAGTAAATACACATGCTATATTTTTCTAACAATATTGCAGTTAACAaaaactcaaattttaaaataagaacaGTAGGtaacaaaatagttatttatgATGCATATATTTTCATACCTGACTGAAGACTCTTTCACAGTCTGCATTAGAGTGCGGGAGACTAAGCACATGAAGTGCAAATGTAGCCAATTCTTTGAAATGAGCTTCTTGTGTGTCACAGCTTGGTTTCAGAAGCATATTCCAGAAAATGTCAGGACTGTTTACATCATCAATATCTTCTGGAAGCCTTGCCCTTGAAAATGGAAGCTCCCTCCACTGATCATCAGGACGCTGTAAAATTGCATCATCATCACAAGAAACAATTCTTGGGACTACTTTTACTAGTGGAAGAAGGGAAGGGCAGTTAACCCTGAATACTGGTGAAAGAGCTGCTTTAGGTTGCAGGTAGCTAAGTTTCGACAGAACCGGATCATTCATATTATATCTTTTTCTTATTTCTTGCGCAGCAACCTGAAAAATTATGACAAACATTTATCattatttcagttacaaaaattaaaattaaataacaatgagGCTTGCAAGTGATTCAACTCACCGTGAGGAAAGTTCTACACCTGTGAAAGAAATGACAGCGAATATCGGGCTTGGAAGTGATTTCTGGTTTATCAATGTGCTGCAGGACTTTAACTCCTAAATACATCTCAGTGTCTGGAAGATGATACTTCTCCAGGGCAGGATCGACTTCCTCGAGTGGTGTTTTCATGACATAGTCCCTTTTCATGAAACTAAGGAGAATGTCAGTATAGAGATCTCTTAATTGGGTATGTAGTTCTGTAATAACAACATTCTTCGTCTGGAAAAATTCGTTGAATTTTGTGAATTTCGGAAGAACCCATGAAAGGAACatgaaatacagtttcaaaaaagGATCGTGAAGTGCATTGAAGATGTTTTCTGCACTTAAGAGTCTCTGTGACAACCAACAGTctgtaaaatacaatttcaaagcATCCCACTGCTCCAAAATGCGTTGAACAACTGCCACCAAAGACAACCACCTGGTCTGCGAGGGATGAAGCATTTTCAAAGGTTCCATGTCAAGAAATGTTTGAAACTCTTTCAGCTCACTCTGTCGTTTAGCACTGCTCTTCAAGAAATTGTATATTTCACGAGCCATATCTTCACAAGACCGAGGAAGCACTTTACATGCTTCACTAGCACACAGATGTGCCGAATGACAAATGCACTTAACCACCACGATCCCAGGACAAGCTTCTTTGAGACGAGATGATACTGAATTATGTTCACCCATCATCACATTACATCCATCTGCTCCAAATCCGATCACATTTTCCAACGGAATTCCAAACTCTGTGATTGAAGCAACCAAGCCACGAAACAGGTTTTCTGCACTGGCGCACACAACTTTATTTGAAGAGTCAAAAATTTCTCTTAGTTCCCAGAATTTGCTCTCTATCCTTCCAGACTGGAAATCATGGTACCTTACCACTATGCACGACATTTTTATTGTCCCTATGTCTGTTGATTCATCTGTAAGGATGCTGAATTTGGTGTTCTTTAATTTATTCGCCAACTTCTCCTTATGATCGGCAgctattacattatttacaatacTGCATGTTTTTGTTCGTTTAAGAGtcaatttctgtgcaattttatgGTCAGAAAAGATATCTTTTATGACAGCTGTGAGATGGTCTGCAACAGAAAAAGCAACATTGTGCTCCGCAATGAATGCCGAAAGTTTTATTTCAGCAGATGCAACTTCTTTGTCTAAATCAACTTTAGGTGCTGCAATAAATCTAGAAATCGATGTTTGTCTAACAGTAGCAGACATTCTAAGTGCTGTATGTTTCCCACCGGTTGCATGCCGCTTTAAGTTACTTATTTCGGTAACAAGTGTTATCCCACAAAATTTACACTTAGCCTTGTATTCGTCTCCATGTACAGGTAACAGCCACTCTTTAAATTCTGTTTCAGACAACCACTCTTTTCTAAATTTTTGAGCCCTATGTTTACCTGCACTTTGCTGAATACACACCTTTTTTGGTGGCGAACTTAGCCCATCTTCTGCGTCACTCATATTTACCAAACAATGTAAACAACTGTTAAATTCTTAAATTGTTCGTACTGTTCCAAAGATGATAGGTACTTACAGAATAtcacacatattttaataatgtatcCAATATGATATTGATTTATGTGCATTCTGTTGTCATTCCTCTCAACTATTATAATGAAGCTATCGATTGTTTCTTGAATTGGATTAACATTCAGATCGATTTCATTACAATTTTCGATTTTGGCTTCTTTAGAACTGCATATATTGTGTTTATGAgaccaaaatatttaaccataacaTCTTAaccaccaaaatttcaaaatagtcgtACAAATAGGTGTACGACCCTATGTTCAGACGTACGTCGTACCGAACTACGAAATAGTCGTACATGTACGACTATAGTCGTACGTCTGGCAACCCTGCAGTCTGTGCCCCGTACATATCAAAAGacattttcaaaatggctgccagtatatattttttttcactctgCAAGCGTTCATGCCGCAGCGCATCGCGTCTGGTTATTTTTACAActtaccacccctccctccagacGGAAGTCACCCCAGAAACTCAAACACAATGATCAGACTAGTATCAAATAATATATAGAAATGCGattatatacagttttttttttatttgaaaggcactcttcaaaccactcctcataagttaattagttaataaaatacacacaaaaatatgACTCGTTACTGAgactccatatatatatatatatatatatatatatatatatatatttacatagaaTGCTGTGATACTCTGCCACACTTacgtgtgttttaaattaaaaacaaatattatatatgaAGACGTTTGTTCAGAAAtgacgtattaaattaaaaaacacgtCATAAAACATAACACAGATTTATgttaaacattaatgaaaaaaatatgactCTTTCTCAGAgtccacatatatatatatatatatttacgtagAATGATGTGATACTCGACCACACTTacgtgtgttttaaattaaaaacaaatattatatatgaagatttttttttgcacaaaatgacgtattaaatgaaaaaagttaCAAGTAATAAAACTCACAGTTTGTTTAACATTTCGATGAGTACAGTACGTAGGGCTATTTTGGCATTGTTTAGGTCTCTTTCGTACTGGTTCTGCTGAACGTTGTGATCACCATCTTGGCTGACGGGTCCCAGATGGCTAAGGTCTCGCGGTCGAGTCTTGCGCGGTGCATACATTGCGGGGTCTCTCCGCTGACATTTTTTGTGCGCTGGTTTCGCAGGCTCGATGATTGCTGATGCACAGTCGGGTGAATGCAGTTCTGGCAATTGCAAGGCGTGATTGTAGACTTCGTCGACACTGCAAGGTAATGGGGTGTCTTTTCGCATGTAATTAACTGCACGTCCGTACGAATTGAACTGAATAACTTCCATGGGTAGATCGTTAGTGTCCGAGTTTATAATCTGAACAGTGTGAAAGTGACCATCACAACTCTCAACATACTTCTTCAGGAGGCCATTATTCCAGATTGAGTACTCCACCATAGATAAACCATGAGACAGGCTTTCATACTGGTTACCTGGATTAAACATGTTTACTCGACCGAGGCTCAGTCCACACTGAGCTGAAACTCTGAATGTCTTTTAGCAATTATACGTATGAATTCCataaataaacttgcaatgtattcacAGAGGGTGTCACAGCACGTAGGAGTGTTACAACACATAGGAGTGTTACAACATGCTGACTCACAacagttcatgcttttttttttaagtttacgttTCGTAGATAGCTTGAAGCCGACATATGGCACAAGAGGTAATGCTTTAGACACTGAAAAGTTtgactctttttttaattttgcacggTAAATAGGACATAGGTGCCCTACACATGGAATGTCCAGGTCGTTATCGTCTCCCAACAAAACATCGTGAGATTTCTTCCGACAATGATTGGTTCCAGTACAGTGCTCTATAaaagtttcatcatttttaactCTAGATGTCCTGAGTTCATCAACGGTTGTTGAATGTTTAGCCAGCGGATGGCATAATTGCACGTAACAGTTCTTATCTTCACAATGAAACGTTGTTAACAGTCTCATGCTAGCATATGGGAATGATTTATCCCAGCACATGCGATAATGGATATTATCGCGACACAATTCAAAGTATACAGGCAGACATTCACAATCCTTCTCAATGTCATAATATCTAACACAGTATTCGACACAGTGCAGGCTAGAATGCACGTAAAGGTATCTAGTTTCTCGACAGTCGTACATTATCTGCGGTAAAGTGTCAGTTAACCTAGGATCTGCTATTCTGTGTTTCTTCGCTTTTTCTCGCCATCGGCGCGAAGCTAAAGAAATAGGAATGTCATAGAAGTTTCGGATGCTTTGATTATCACTAAAAACATCTTCTGAAAATTGTTCTGGGTTAGTATCTAAATAACGAACATCCTCGAACAGCAGCATGGGAACGTCCAGATGTTCAATGAAAGCTAGTCTTAAGCCTGCGGGATACGGCCCGCGGATGTGTCTAGCCTTTTCCCTCTTGGACTTGATGGGGTCCCTACCCCAGACGGGTGGAAACATGGTGGACGTCACTCACCGGAGCTGTTACTGGCGAAGACTGGTGGGTGGCAGCTGGCGGTTGGCAGCTGATGTTTAGCTGCGCCGGCAGCGGCACTACAGGTGGGCAACCTCATCGGCGTCATCGGCGTCCTCCTCGTCGGAGCCGTCCGTGGTGAACAGGTTGCAGATTTCTGTGTTGCACGTCACACTCCACGAGTGGTTGCCCCCGTCGAGGAAGGTTGAATGTGTGAACGAATCACGTGATTCACTCCAGGCAACCACCGTGTCGTTGGGACGATGCAGCTCGCACTCAACAAAACCGTGCTCCTTTACGGGCCACACCTGTACCACCTCATCTGCggcctcgacgagcagagctgcCAGGGAGCATGGGAGGTGTGTGTCCGGCCGTAGGAGGCTTACACTGCAGTTTTGCTGAGTGCAAGGCAGCTCTAGGAGATCGTCGCCTGCGTCGTCGCGAACCAGGTGTCCCAACGATGTGCAGACGTGCAACCACTGCCGACTGTCCGCCGTCTTGAGGCTCACTCGACCATAGCCGAGCGACACATCCCGATACAAAGTGGCCGGTTTAAACTGCATCGGGACGTGAAGACTGGCTTGAAGAGTTGCTTGGAGAGTGACTTGGCTCCCTACGAGCGACACATTCCATTTATAACACCGAAGGACCCACCAGGGTCTGGCGTCGCTTGGCAATGCTCCAACGCCCAAGCCCTTAGCAGCGTGGCGTTATGTCGTGACGTAACGGGCCGTGCACGGCTATTATCGTGCGTATACATTGTATTCAATTCTTTCAGTGACGGACATCCGAGCTCGGTCTGCGCATCCttaatattaacatgtttttttgcATAACTTTGCAAGCCACCTTTTTTGCTCTACGCCTGCCACCACTACAGTTCCACTAATATGTCCTGTCAGGATGTTTTGCAACAACGTATACGGAAACAGACCGTCATCGCAATGGATGCCGTGGAAATGCCTAGTCAACAAAGAATTCGTTTTCTGGTAATTTCTGTGGAGGTATTTCCACGAGTATGGCGGCTGAAATGTTCTCGTAATTATCTCCCTTTCGTCATTAGCCAGGCTTATCTCTTTTAAGGCGAATCCGTGCTGAGAGTAGCATCCCTGGAGGTTGGCATACAGCATGAAATCCCAGGGAAGACTCCGTTATCACttacattacattagaattttaatagTGTCTCTCTGGTTATAAGAAACCAATCGATCATGCAGAATTAGTGCGAATGCTTGAGTGCCAACGGGAATATTTATCATTgtggtaatttctattctacaatccacgactcctccaatcatcttatcattctgtttagacacatcaaacacaaagagaggagccatatctttaaatttcttCGGGTCGAGAGATGGTGATGATTGACGGCCGTAATATGAGTCTTGAAATTCCGCTTACATATTATACACTAGCAGATAGCTATCATTAGGAAAATAACTATCCAGGTTTGTGTACAGATTGGATTCCGAAttcaaaaaaaactttcacattcttaATTTCAACATTGATTTATCACCGGCGACGTTGTTTTGCCTACCCGTTTGAAATGCga from Bacillus rossius redtenbacheri isolate Brsri chromosome 1, Brsri_v3, whole genome shotgun sequence includes these protein-coding regions:
- the LOC134527828 gene encoding uncharacterized protein LOC134527828 isoform X1, translating into MSDAEDGLSSPPKKVCIQQSAGKHRAQKFRKEWLSETEFKEWLLPVHGDEYKAKCKFCGITLVTEISNLKRHATGGKHTALRMSATVRQTSISRFIAAPKVDLDKEVASAEIKLSAFIAEHNVAFSVADHLTAVIKDIFSDHKIAQKLTLKRTKTCSIVNNVIAADHKEKLANKLKNTKFSILTDESTDIGTIKMSCIVVRYHDFQSGRIESKFWELREIFDSSNKVVCASAENLFRGLVASITEFGIPLENVIGFGADGCNVMMGEHNSVSSRLKEACPGIVVVKCICHSAHLCASEACKVLPRSCEDMAREIYNFLKSSAKRQSELKEFQTFLDMEPLKMLHPSQTRWLSLVAVVQRILEQWDALKLYFTDCWLSQRLLSAENIFNALHDPFLKLYFMFLSWVLPKFTKFNEFFQTKNVVITELHTQLRDLYTDILLSFMKRDYVMKTPLEEVDPALEKYHLPDTEMYLGVKVLQHIDKPEITSKPDIRCHFFHRCRTFLTVAAQEIRKRYNMNDPVLSKLSYLQPKAALSPVFRVNCPSLLPLVKVVPRIVSCDDDAILQRPDDQWRELPFSRARLPEDIDDVNSPDIFWNMLLKPSCDTQEAHFKELATFALHVLSLPHSNADCERVFSQVNLVKTKVRNRLLPKTVNGALLASECVKESGTCALFRPTAEMLSRMTSANLYASSAPENDIVDILFEKDD
- the LOC134527828 gene encoding uncharacterized protein LOC134527828 isoform X2 — protein: MSDAEDGLSSPPKKVCIQQSAGKHRAQKFRKEWLSETEFKEWLLPVHGDEYKAKCKFCGITLVTEISNLKRHATGGKHTALRMSATVRQTSISRFIAAPKVDLDKEVASAEIKLSAFIAEHNVAFSVADHLTAVIKDIFSDHKIAQKLTLKRTKTCSIVNNVIAADHKEKLANKLKNTKFSILTDESTDIGTIKMSCIVVRYHDFQSGRIESKFWELREIFDSSNKVVCASAENLFRGLVASITEFGIPLENVIGFGADGCNVMMGEHNSVSSRLKEACPGIVVVKCICHSAHLCASEACKVLPRSCEDMAREIYNFLKSSAKRQSELKEFQTFLDMEPLKMLHPSQTRWLSLVAVVQRILEQWDALKLYFTDCWLSQRLLSAENIFNALHDPFLKLYFMFLSWVLPKFTKFNEFFQTKNVVITELHTQLRDLYTDILLSFMKRDYVMKTPLEEVDPALEKYHLPDTEMYLGVKVLQHIDKPEITSKPDIRCHFFHRCRTFLTVAAQEIRKRYNMNDPVLSKLSYLQPKAALSPVFRVNCPSLLPLVKVVPRIVSCDDDAILQRPDDQWRELPFSRARLPEDIDDVNSPDIFWNMLLKPSCDTQEAHFKELATFALHVLSLPHSNADCERVFSQV